GCAAAACGTTTATTCCCAAAAGATTTATGGAATATACTGCATCTTCAAATTATTTGGTACGGAAGACATTACTCTCCTGCCCGAGGCTGGGATTTGGAAAAAGATATCATTACCAATACTATTGGGAGAAAAACAGTTATAAAGGATTACTGGAAAAGCAAGAAATAGCTGGTTGAGAGTTTCGAGAGTTACTCCTATATAATCCCCTAACTTTTTTCAAAAAAAAACCCCGAAAAGCTAATTCCGGGGTTTTTCCAAAGTTTAGTTTAGAAGTGCTTCAAACTTCATTTTATGGTAATCTATAACACTTAAAGCCATCGAATAATCCAGAAGAAATTTAATGGTTTCTTCTTTTGGAACGAGATTTTTATTCACGCCGTCCACACGTGATGTTTCTGAGTAAAATTTTTGCATAGAACGTTATTTTGAGGTTTTATTTTCAAATAACGTAACAAAAATTACTTTATTGTATCAATTGGTCAATATAATATTATGTTTATCAATCACTTTGCGCAAATTGATTAAGGCATACCGCATCCTGCCCAGAGCAGTGTTAATGCTAACGCCTGTTTGTTCGCTTATTTCCTTAAAACTCATATCCTTATAAATTCGCATAATAAGAACTTCTTTTTGGTCGTCTGGCAGCTCTTGAATCAAACGCCGAACATCATCTTCAACTTGACCCTTTATTATCTGTTTTTCAACGTTTAAGGCATTGTCGCTTAATACCGAAAATATATTGAAATCATTATTATTTTCAAATTTCGGCATGCGGTTGTTCTTTCTGAAATGGTCTATCACCAAATTATGGGCAATTCGCATTACCCAGGGAAGAAACTTGCCTTCTTCATTATAGGCGCCTCTTTTTAGGGTTCTAATAACCTTGATAAAGGTATCTTGGAAAATGTCTTCAGCGACATCCCGGTCAAAAACTTTCGAATAAATAAAACTGTAGATTCTTTGCTTGTGTCGAGTTATCAACTCGCTAAGTGCAGATTCATTACCGTTCATATAAGCGCTCACTAAAAACGCATCAGAGTTTGTGCTTTGCTTCATATCAATACTTCTTTAAAAAATAAACAACTATGGATTTGGTTGCTTAGTTACAATGTTTATTTGTTAAAAGTAATGATCAGCTATAGGCAATAATTTTTTTATATGACGTTAAGAGCCGTAAATATAACAACAAAGAAATCACAAATGCAAAAAAAAGGTTAAATTTTTCATTAAAAAATAATAATAACCGCAAATGTGTATTGCTAAAACCGATATAGTATCTTTGCAAAAAGCTATAAAAAAAGGAAAAATAAATTGAGTACCGAAACCATAGATACTAAAAAAAACATCCTGATTCAGGGTGCTAAACTTCATAATCTTAAAAACA
The Aequorivita iocasae genome window above contains:
- a CDS encoding RNA polymerase sigma factor encodes the protein MKQSTNSDAFLVSAYMNGNESALSELITRHKQRIYSFIYSKVFDRDVAEDIFQDTFIKVIRTLKRGAYNEEGKFLPWVMRIAHNLVIDHFRKNNRMPKFENNNDFNIFSVLSDNALNVEKQIIKGQVEDDVRRLIQELPDDQKEVLIMRIYKDMSFKEISEQTGVSINTALGRMRYALINLRKVIDKHNIILTN